The window GCTGCCGCACTTTGGAGCGTACGAAGACGCCATGAGCACGGGCAGCAGCAGGCTCTTTCACTCGCTGCTGTCTTTCGCGCTCAACACCAAAATGCTGCGTCCGCACGAGGTGGTGCAGCGCGCCCAGGCCGCCTACCACACAGGCGCTGCGCCTCTGCCAGCGGTAGAGGGCTTCATCCGCCAGATCCTTGGCTGGCGCGAGTACGTGCGTGGCATCTACTGGGCCCACATGCCCGGCTACGACGAGCGCAACGCCCTGGGCCACCACACGCCGCTGCCGGAGTGGTTCTGGACGGGCCAAACCCGCATGCGCTGCATGCAGCACGCCGTGGGCCAGTCGCTGGAGCAGGCCTACGCCCACCACATCCAGCGCCTCATGGTCATCGGCAACTTTGCGCTGTTGGCGGGGCTAGAGCCCGCTGCCGTGCACCGCTGGTACCTGGGCGTGTACATCGACGCCTTTGAATGGGTGGAAGTGCCCAACACCGTGGGCATGAGCCAGTTCGCCGACGGCGGCTTGCTGGCCACCAAACCCTATGTGAGCAGCGCCGCCTACATCGACCGCATGAGCGACTACTGCAGCGGCTGCCATTACGACAAGAAGCAAAAGTTGGGCGGCCGCGCTTGCCCGTACAACGCGCTGTACTGGGACTTTTTTGCGCGCAACGAAGGCACGCTGGGCAGCAACTTTCGTCTCGGCATGGTGTACCGCCAGTTGCAGAAGATGGAGGGCCCGCAGCTCGATGCACTGCGCGAGCACGCCGCCAGTCTGCGCACGCGGCTGGATACGTTGTAGCCAACCGCGCACTGCACCGTCACTTCACTCACTCCATCCACCGGAGCCGCCCCATGTCGTCGCCTTCATTGCAATCCCTTCCTCAAGGCTATCGCGCCCTCGTCATTGGTTCCAGCGGCGCCATCGGCAGCGCGGTGCTGGCCCACCTGCAGGCCGACCCGCGCTGCGCTCTGGCTGTGGGGTTGGGCCGTCACACCATCCCGGCGTTGGATCTGGACGACGAAGCCACCATTGCCCGTGCCGCTCAGCAGCTCCAAGCGCAGGGCCCATGGCACTGCATCCTCCACGCCGCAGGCATGCTGCATGGCCCCCACGGCATGCCTGAAAAGCGCCTGGGCCAGCTCAATTACGCTCAGATGGAGGCCACCTTCCGCACCAACACCTTCGGCCCGGCGCTGGTGCTGGCGCACTTTGCTCCGCTACTGCCCAAGCAGGGGCGCAGCCTGCTGGCTGTGCTGTCTGCTAAGGTGGGCAGCATTGGCGACAACCGCCTGGGCGGCTGGTACAGCTACCGCGCTTCGAAGGCCGCACTCAACATGTTGCTCAAAACTGCGTCCATTGAAGTGGCTCGCAGCCACCCCCAGGCGGTGCTGGTGGCACTGCACCCGGGTACGGTCAACTCGGCGTTGTCCGCCCCGTTCAACGGCGCAGAAATCGGTCGCCCCGCTGCCGATGCCGCAGGCGACCTGCTGCGGGTGCTGGACGGGTTGGGGGCGCAGGATACCGGCAGCTTCTATGCCTACAACGGCGAGCAGTTACCGTGGTGATGCGGCGCGTGACGGTGCAGCGATTGGCTTCGGGTTGGATACCGAAGATCGCTGGTGGGCGGGCGCCAGCGAAGGAACTCCATCAAACACGTTACAGATGGAAATCACCCGCAGCTTCGGGTTGGTAAAGCACTTTCTCAATCCGGATATGGCAGGTCCGGTTTGGAACCCGCCAGCTGAAGGCATCGCCCTCCTTGTAGCCGAGGATCGCGGTGCCAATGCCGGAGCACACCGACAGCTTTCCGGCACGGTCGTCCGCATCCTCGGGGTAGACCAGCGCCACTTCCATCGCTTCGTCATCCACCTTCAGCAGGGCCTTGGAGTTCATCGTGACGACGTCCTCTGCCACCTGCCGTGGATCGACCACGATGGCGCGCTCGATCTCATGCTCCAGCTCG of the Acidovorax sp. 107 genome contains:
- a CDS encoding cryptochrome/photolyase family protein, whose product is MSTPQPRTHTLRLLLGDQLNPEHSWFATQDEGVVYVLMEVRQETDYVLHHAQKILAIFAAMRDLARHLREAGHRVRYVAIDDASNRQSMPDNLAALVAHYGAHTLQYQHPDEWRLDEQLRIWGAEQSFTVQAVNSEHFYTTRTEMAEVFKGRKQWLMEHFYRRMRQRHSVLIDAAGEPEGGQWNYDHDNRKPWPGTPALPPDARPMHDHSALWATIQAAGVQSFGNPQAHALRWPLNRAEAMAGLDHFITTALPHFGAYEDAMSTGSSRLFHSLLSFALNTKMLRPHEVVQRAQAAYHTGAAPLPAVEGFIRQILGWREYVRGIYWAHMPGYDERNALGHHTPLPEWFWTGQTRMRCMQHAVGQSLEQAYAHHIQRLMVIGNFALLAGLEPAAVHRWYLGVYIDAFEWVEVPNTVGMSQFADGGLLATKPYVSSAAYIDRMSDYCSGCHYDKKQKLGGRACPYNALYWDFFARNEGTLGSNFRLGMVYRQLQKMEGPQLDALREHAASLRTRLDTL
- a CDS encoding SDR family NAD(P)-dependent oxidoreductase gives rise to the protein MSSPSLQSLPQGYRALVIGSSGAIGSAVLAHLQADPRCALAVGLGRHTIPALDLDDEATIARAAQQLQAQGPWHCILHAAGMLHGPHGMPEKRLGQLNYAQMEATFRTNTFGPALVLAHFAPLLPKQGRSLLAVLSAKVGSIGDNRLGGWYSYRASKAALNMLLKTASIEVARSHPQAVLVALHPGTVNSALSAPFNGAEIGRPAADAAGDLLRVLDGLGAQDTGSFYAYNGEQLPW